The sequence CATGGTTGTTTCATAGAAGTATGCTCAATTCAACTTGAGGTTTTCTCAAAACCTATTGTATGAAATATCTTAGTCTGGGTGGATTATAACACGAATAAGAATCTTTCTAGAAACTTAATTATCTTCATGGGGACTTCAGGAAGCAAAAGTTTTGTGGATGGATTTGTCCAGTATGGAAATGAAACTATCTTCTCAATGGTACTAGCCAATGTGTCACATATTTTCACTTGTAAATACTGAAACATGAATTTTTTCCCTCTGCAATTCAAGTACCTTAATATACTATGATTGACAAGCCATTTCtgctggtattttttttttttttttggtggaagCTGGCATATAATTTATTACAGAGTATGCTTTCCCCATTCCATATCAATAAACTGTTGATCTGAATATTTCCCATGCAGCTTCAACTGGAAAACAAGTATGATATACATGATATGcatattatgtatattttttacatgTAATACAGACCGGCAAGATTATTACAGAATATGCTTTACCCTCTCTTAGGCTTCCTCACATATAGCTAACTAGTAATACAGACCAAAATCCTCTGTATTTTAGCAAAATTAAAATAGCCATTGTCCTACGACAACCACCACCAAGCCTTATCCAATTAGGTTGGGTTGGATTGGATTGAAACAAGCATCAAACAATGTCACAAGGCTTTCTAAaaccaaattataattaaattcaattatcGTAAGGTCTTCTTTAACTGATCGTCCTAATGCTTTCTGCAGTATAATTTAATAACTATCTACTATTGTTGTGGTTATTATAATGCATGTGTTTGTATTGTTTATGTAGTTGTTTTGTTTGTGTAATATGAAGAAACAGAGCGGAGTTCCACGTAAAGTGACCTGTATTTGGAAAGATTGATGTATTATATTGTAAATATAAACCTTTTTAGAACCAGTTATCAATCAGTGTTAAGTGAACAAAAGTTACTCCAAGGGCAGTTCGATCGGTTTTTCGCAGAATTATAcaattgaatatctaaatttctaTGATGACTACTAGGCACTGCACAaagtttcttatttaattttttaaaatgattttacatCTAGGTGGAAATTAGTATCCCATATTAGACAATAAGATTTGGAGTTTGGTCAAAAATTACAGACAATCATCttgcataacttttttttcttttgtccagaatgaaaactatattttcattttgtaatttaaGATTGGAAGTAATAGTTTGCTTCATTTCTGTGTTACCAGGAGATGTCCATGGTCAATATTCCGACCTTCTGCGACTTTTTGAGTATGGTGGATTGCCTCCTCGTTCTAATTACTTGTTTCTAGGGGACTATGTTGATCGTGGGAAGCAAAGTTTGGAGACAATATGTCTCCTTCTggcttataaaataaaatatcccaACAACTTTTTCCTTCTGAGGGGCAACCATGAATGTGCTTCTATAAACCGCATCTACGGATTTTATGATGAGTGTAAACGAAGGTACAATGTGAGGCTTTGGAAAGTGTTCACGGAATGTTTCAACTGCTTGCCAGTGGCAGCTCTAATTGATGAAAAGATACTTTGTATGCATGGTGGACTCTCTCCTGAGTTACACAATCTGAATCAGATAAAGAGTTTGCCGCGTCCTATTGAAGTGCCTGAAACTGGTCTACTATGTGACCTCCTTTGGTCTGATCCTAGTAGTGACATTCGGGGTTGGGGAGAGAATGACCGCGGAGTTTCCTATACTTTTGGTGCTGATAGGGTGACAGAATTCCTTCAGAAGCATGATCTTGATTTGATTTGCAGGGCCCATCAGGTTTCATATTCCTTTTAAATATGTGATTGTAATGGCTAGGAATCAAAATGTATGATGTGATGATTATATTCCGTGTTACAGGTCATGGAAGACGGATATGAATTCTTTGCTAACAGGCAACTTGTAACCATCTTCTCGGCTCCTAATTACTGTGGAGAGTTTGACAATGCTGGTGCTATGATGACTGTTGATGAGACACTTGTTTGCTCTTTTCAAATATTGAAGCCTGTAGAAAATAAAAAGCCTAATAAGTTTGCCTTTGGGAGCACAACTACAGTTAAGCATAGTACTCCAACAAAAACCAAGGTATTTTGATTCCTTGAATCCATTACAGAATTTTAATAACGTAGCAGAAATTGATTTGAGCTTGAACTTTTGATATGTGCCGGAAACCTTAGGGAAATAGTCAAAACAGGACTCTTTAGTATATCAAGTGCAAGTATAAAACAAAATTCTTAAGAGGGGGGCATAACAACAATTTTTTCTTGCAAGTTGTAGCCTGTATTAATAGGTTCTAGCAGTGGAAATAGCCTTTCCGCTCACTTGGATAAGGTTGCATCCATCTAACCCTCCCTAGAATCCCAAAATAATGGGAGCTTCATGCTAAGTTTTCTCAAAGGACTAGTTTGAATATTTTAGGTCAACAGTTGGTGAGGTGTTAGTGTTAGTCACAAACTCAAAATGTCTGTAGCTCATTGTATGTTTCACTCAGATTCTTTTGAACATGCTTGCTACATCATAAATTCAATTGTTTAACTGTCAATTATGTAAGGCATCCTTATCACACCTATTTTAAAAGCTATTCTAGAATCTATTAACTGCTAAAGTTATTGAAACTTATCaagaattttctattttattctttGTCTAGCTGAACCCAAGAGCATGTCCTTCTCCCTTAACATTGCACTATATGTTCTGAAATGCTTACAATCTTTCCTTTGTTTCCCCCCAGTTCCAGCAATCATTTTTTGGTGCTAAAGCATGACTTGATGAGCGTGAGTACAATTATTAAATGTTTGGTAGCCAAAGTTGACTTGGAAGAAGTTTTATCAGTGTTCACTTCAATGTGAAGGAAGAGTACAACTATCGATACAACCCAAGAACTATGAAGAATAATGGAGATTATCTTCGCTTTACCTTTTAGGGATAGCTGAATAATTCTTTCTTCTGCTGGCATAGTTGCCCCTTATACAATATTGTCAAATACAAATGGAGGACTGAGGTGTTACTTTTCTTCTCCTTCAGTCCTCCTATATTCTCTTTGCCGATCTTCCTTTGTATTATAGTAAATGAATTAACGCAACACACCTTCGAATGTCTTTTGGAAGTTATTTCACCATTGTAAATATGTTGTCGCTTGGTTGGTTAGAATATATATGTTCTACACCCCTTGCATAGGTCAATTTTTTatcttggatttttttctttggtGACCTGAAGTACTATATATCCGATGAAAATAATGAGATGAAGTGATAAGATTGGCTAAATGACATGCTAAAAATTAGGAAATGATATTTTCCAAGTATTATAGCAGCATAAATCATTCTGATCTTATTTAAGCTATGAGGATCACCTAGATGATGAATTGTAGATAACATTAGGTTATACTTGTGATaagttgttttctaagtttgttCTTAACTGATACAAAACCATCTATATATTGGACCTTCTTGTAGGTCGCATAGTACACTTAAAGACACTGATCGATAGCAAAGTAATGAGTGTTTAGTAATCCTGGGACAATTATATGATGTGTTGTATGGCAGTTATGTGTGTATCTCTTAAATAGTATTTGTGACAGATTTCTGATTTGTTGTGTTAAACTGTTTAAgtttgtttgaactttgaaggagAATCCTGTTAGTTTTGTACTATAAATTCTGCATTAATtctgaaattctttcaattaaatCTTCTAGTTTGTGAGTTAAAACTCTCGAGTCTATCATTATCAACGAGTACCGCAGATTTACCAAGATTAATCATCCGACAAGGAGATCCAATTCTGACCTCAAATGCAGTCTTTATTGATGGAGATCAAAGTAGTAAGGTCCAAAGATTAGAATTGTCTATCTCGTGACCCACATCTCATGGATGATTAATGAGTCTACATCACATGAACTCGTACtccattatttaaaaataaaaataaaatacttacatTCAGGTGATCCCGCTAGTCAGACTAGCTAGTTGACTAAGAGTCAACTATCAAAACAACCTTCTATCAGTAAATTGTTTCAAAACATAGCCAAATTGTTTCAAAATCCTCTTAAATATGCGATTGTAATAGCAAGGAATTAAAATGTACAATTTGCTGATTATATTCCATGTTACAAGTTGTGGAAGAGGGATATGAATTCTTTGAAAGAGACCACTTATAAGTTATAGCTATCTTTTTGGCACCTAATTACTGTGGAGAGTTTGACAATGTTGCTGCTATGATGACTGATACCCTTGTGTGCTGTTTTCAAATATTGAAGCCTCTAGATAAAATGCCTAGTAAGTTAGACTTTGGGAGCACAACTACAGTCTAGCGTAGCACTCCAACAAAAGCCAAGGCATTTTGATTCCTTGGATCCTTGCAACTATTAAACAAAAATGCTAACATTAATGTagcaaaaaatgataaaatcataatttctttTCCTGATAGTGGGACTTGATTTGAAACTTGAACTATTGATACATGCTGAAAACCAGACTTAAAACAGGACTCATAAGTTTATCAAGTGCAAGTATAAAACGAGATTCTTAAAGGGGTGGCATAACAATAAGGTTTTCTTGTGAGTTTTAGCGTGCAATCATAGTGATCACAGCCTTCCTGCTTACTTGGATAAGGTTTTCTCCATCGAACCCTCCCTAGAACCCCACAATGGTCACTTGATTTTAAGTCTATTAAAAGTGCTCGGTGTGGaaattattcattaataaaGTTAGTAAATATTTCACATAAATATTGCAAGAGACCATTAAAAGGCTtatgaaaattaacataattattaaatgaataaatatcataatcaaataattaagatattgtatataataattaatagcaTGTTTACAACTCTAATTAGAGACAAATTAATATCATAGagttatattcatattcatattaGTAACATAGTGAAGGATTAGAATTCAATTTCCACAAAATACATCTTTAAAGAGGGGCGAAGAGTTTCAAGTATAACTAAGTTTGAGTTGaatattaatttcataattaattcaaaagatTGAAACTTGTGAGaatactttaaaaatttatgagaatattttggatatcaaataaaaaaatatacattcatATTAACATCTTacacaatgatgacaacaaacaAAAAGACATAATAGCCTTGACAATGCTatgtacaaataataataataaataagaatacaaacaattaaaatccacctatttattttaaattaataatcaacatatcaaaataataataaataagaatatgcaaaatatgtataaataattaaaattccttttaataattacatactcaaaattaattttaattcaaagtatttaaatatgtattattcaaacaaaaattacattacCATATAATCAATtctaaacataattaatttgatttaaaatcaattttttcattCCAATCCAAACACACCGGAAATGGATGTATAAGGTGGGCCGAAGATGACGGGAGAATGGTGATGGGTATGAAAGCGCGTGAATGTGTGGCCCATAAGATGAGAATATTAATAAGACGCGCATGTACGACTGAGGACATTGGCCGAAGCCAAATTACATGAATTGGATTTTGGTTAATAGTCTCTGCTCGGTTGACTTTGACAATTGTCATCTCTTCGcttccttttctttattttgttttcaggCTTCGCTTACAGCGACGGGTTCAAAATTATACGAGCTATTTCCTTTTCTATTGATGTCACTATTACACATCGTTTGAGGCATAGGCCATTTCTATAAAATTCCATAATTTATATGAATATCAAGATATCTCCTCTTTCGGATTATTTTATTCCATCgaaattatttatatcaaaCTCAATTTTACTGGAAACTAAAAGGCTAGTTAACATACTAATGACGTAGTTTTTAAAttcgattttttttcttatattttatatgattatatAGTTGTGTTTGGATTGATTCATCTTGTACAAAAAGTTTTAACCTAGCAtcatctttaaaatatatttactaaaacattttcaagcaaaataaattaatttattattgtactaaattttttattaataaaaattatcctaatatatatatatttaatttaaataatctttacaaaaacataataactagTTTTATTTTAGATAACCTTATAATTTCCTTTTTCAATAATGCATATAGGCATCACTTTAATTgttgtaattataatttataaaacatcGATCACATGCCAATTAATTAATGTTCAGGCCTTTAGGAAATGCGACTGAGATCGGAAGGAATTTGGATAGAATGACCTACTAATATATAAAGTAAGGGCACGTTTACATC comes from Glycine soja cultivar W05 chromosome 20, ASM419377v2, whole genome shotgun sequence and encodes:
- the LOC114403246 gene encoding serine/threonine-protein phosphatase PP1-like, with the translated sequence MERGVLDSIINRLLEVRGRPGKQVQLSEAEIKQLCLVSRDIFLRQPNLLELEAPIKICGDVHGQYSDLLRLFEYGGLPPRSNYLFLGDYVDRGKQSLETICLLLAYKIKYPNNFFLLRGNHECASINRIYGFYDECKRRYNVRLWKVFTECFNCLPVAALIDEKILCMHGGLSPELHNLNQIKSLPRPIEVPETGLLCDLLWSDPSSDIRGWGENDRGVSYTFGADRVTEFLQKHDLDLICRAHQVMEDGYEFFANRQLVTIFSAPNYCGEFDNAGAMMTVDETLVCSFQILKPVENKKPNKFAFGSTTTVKHSTPTKTKFQQSFFGAKA